The stretch of DNA CTGTGTTCCGGTGCATATGGAAGAATACCCCAGTCTCAATGCAAAGCAGCAAGCAGCTATAGCTTTCATCCTTGGGGATTCAAAAAACATGAAGACTGTGGCACCCCTCCTAATCTATGGACCCTTCGGAACTGGGAAGACCTTCACCCTAGCCACCGCAGTAAAAGAGCTGGTACAACAGCTTGGAACCAAAGTTCTGATCTGTGCCCATACTAACAGGTaaccaaattaatattttattttaagtgtaAATTACTGCAAGCTTTACATTGTAATACTAACATTAAACTAAACCAAATCCAGATCTGTAATAGGTTGCCTGGTTGTCATTGCAAGTCAGAGATTTGTGCAAAAACTGAGCCTTGACTACTGAATGACTATAAATAGGTCATGCTAATCACTTTCTCCTTTCAGCTCCGCAGATTTGTATGTCAAGGATTACTTCCATCAGTATACAATTTCTGGATGCACTAAAGCCAGACCTCTCAGAATAAAGACACGCACAATGCATGTGAGGGCCACTGATCAGACCACATTAAAATACTGCAACTGGTCCCCTGATCAACAGGCATTTGTGTTTCCAGATCTAGCCACTCTGAACCGATACAGAGTTATCATAACAACAACGTCCACAGCTAAGCTCTTCCACAACCTAAATCTGCCGGCTGGTTACTTCACCCACATTCTGATTGATGAGGCCTCACAGATGCTGGAGTGTGAAGCTCTGATGCCCCTTACTCTAGCAGGAGAAGGAACGCGGGTTGTTTTAGCTGGAGATCACATGCAGATGGGTCCAAAGCTCTTCTCAGTGGACGAGGACCAGCGTGCCAACCACACCCTGCTCAGTCGACTCTTCCACTACTATCAAGCTGAAGAGGACCAGAGCATAGCTTCAAAAAGCAGAATCATCTTCAATGAAAACTACCGCTCCACTAAAGACATAGTGGATTTTGTGTCTACTCACTTCTATGTAGGCAAGAGTGATGCTATCAAGGCCTGTGGAAATGTACCTCCTCACCCTCAGTTCCATCCTCTGAAGTTCCATCACATTCAAGGAGAGTGCCATTTCGACATGTCAACTAGGTCATGGTACAATCCTGAGGAGGTTGCttgtgttgttgatgttgtacAGAAGCTGATTAAAGAATGGCCATCTCAGTGGGCGAATCAGGATCAGAAGATGATATGTGTTCTCTCTGAAGGAATGCAGGTACTTCACAATTTGTATATTTGGGGgcattacatacagtatctatCTATAAGTAACTTGTAAAAGTGTATTTCAGAGTTTTAAGATTCTTTTAATTGCCGACACCATAGGACGTCTAGGTAAATTGTTAGTTGGTTTGACCAATATTTCCTAATCCTTTTCTTGTATCTTGTGTCAATAACAGGTTTTTCAAATCAGAAGGAAGTTTTCGGAGCTAAAACTAAGAGTAACTGTGGAGAATTCACAGAATGTGCAAGGTAATCCTTGATCTCACCCTCCTAAGCTACCATTGTACAAAAGCATAAGTCACAGACATCACATTAGACATCACAGTTTAAACATGTTATGATTTTGTTTCCTTAAACAGGCAAACAGTTCCGAGCTGTAGTGATGTCCACTATTCATACTCAAGAGAGCCTGAAGACACGTGACATTGCTTGCCTGGAGTTTTTCAACGATCCACGGGTGATGAACACAGTCATGACCAGAGCACAGTCCCAGGTCATCGTGGTTGGAGATACTGCAGCTCTCTGCTCATTTGGAAAGTGCTCAAGGATCTGGAGGAGCTACATTGAGCAATGTATCAGACAGAACAGTGCTGAACCCCCACACCTCACAGAGGACTTCATAGagcagaaagtgagagaaaccAAAAGATTCACCAAAAATGAAGATGATGAAAATGACAGCAGTGATACCGAATCATTCACTCCAGAAATATCTGACATTGATGACCCCATACTGAAGGAGCTCCTGGATGAGAGCAATGATGTCAGAGTGGCAGTAACCTCAGAAGGGCTCTTGAGTATTTTCCATATGGATCAGTCAAATGAGAGCACTGAATTCTACAGCCAGAATGAAGAGCCACATCAAGATTTGTCTTCTCCTGATTTGCACAAGTTGCTGATGACTAACCCCAATGACTACAAACTTTGTGAACTTGTCATGAAGAGGTATGATTCAGGATATGCCAGATCGCTAGACCAGCCTACGCTGTGCATCAGCATCAATGGTCGAAAGAATATTGGTCACTCTTTTCCTGGAGATCAGGTTGTTGTAGAGATAGACAAAGAGAGCAACCCTCCAAGTGGGAAAGTGAAAGGTCTACTAAAGAGGGCAGGTTCATCTTTGTTTGTCTGTACCATAGATGCCCATGAACCCCAGGTGATGGTTCCAATCAACAACTGTGTTTCCAAAATATACACACCATTTTGGAAGGACAAACCCAACTGTATTGCAATACGGAACATTGAAAATGACCGCTTGAGGCCAGAGAGCTTTGTGAAGATAAACGAGGAAACAAAGAGGAATCAGCTTTTTGTTGTCAAAGTCCTGAAGTGGCGAGAGAGGTTTAGAAACCCTCTGGGAATTGTTGTTAATGTTCTGCCAAAGATGACAACGTTAGAGGGCGGACTGGAAGTATTAGACATAGAATATCAACTGAGAAGGGTTCTTCCATCAACTGTTCAGGACGAGCTGCAAAAGTACAAGGGCTTTCATCTCAatggaaaagagagaaaggatTACCGTGAGTACATCACTTTTACCATTGATCCAGTGAATTCAGAGGACATGGATGATGCAATCAGTGTCAGAGATTTAGGCCAACATTTTGAAGTCGGAGTTCACATTGCAGACATTGCAAGCTTTGTGAAGAAGAACAGTCCGATGGACAAATATGCTCACCAACAAGGGACCACATTCTATCGCCCTGAGAAAAAACCTGCACATATGTTCCCAGAGGACCTCAGTACCAAATTTTTCAGCCTGCTGCCTGGATGTGATCGTCACTCTATTTCACTTATGGTGGAAGCTGACAAGAAAACATACCGCATCCTGAAACATGAGTTGTGCCTCTCTGTAATACGTTCAGACAGAAAGATGTCTTATGAAGATGCAGAGAAAATAATCCAGGAGAGATGCAAAAGTAACCAAAGCTGTGATACTGTAGAGGGCTGCCTTGCTGTTGCATTAAAATTCTCTGAGATTCACAGGAAAAGCAGGATGCAGGAGGACTGGTACTACAAGAGACCCGAGGAGGACGTGTGCTTCGGTGAAAGAAGGTCTCATAAAATGATAGAAGAACTCATGATTATGTTCAATCATGCTGTGTCTGAACGTCTGATCACAACTGAAGCAACAAAGAGTTTAACTCCTATGAGATGTCAACAAGAACCTGATCCAGAGAAGATGTGCCAATTGAAAGAGAAGTACAGCTCCCTAATACCATTGTCGATTCACCTTTCCTACCACTTTGACCAGAGTGGAGACCTTGACAGAAACCAGGAACTCATAGGTTCTAGGAGTGATCATAGATTTTGTGTGTTCACATCTCTGATAAAGGAACTTGAATCAGCAGCCGAAAGCAAGGATATTTACAAAATACTGGACCTGATTACAACCGATGACATCCATCCTCAACTGCTACCAGTCGTGACTGAATTCAGGAGGCTTTTCCAAAAGGCAGACGTTCTTCGCTCAAATTCAACAACTCACTCCAAAATTGGACACTGTGACCTGCAGCTAGACTCCTACACCTGGGCCTCCTCCCCCATAAGGCGTTACATTGACATAATTGTGCAGAGATTACTGCACTCAGACCTTGAAAACACAGAAATCAAATATACCATTAAAGAAATTGACAGACTATGTGCAGAATTCTCACAAAAGTCTGCAAAGCAGGCGGAGTACGAAAAGAAAGTGCAGCCTCTGAGGCTTGCATCTCAACTGAGGCAGCAGAGTCTCGGAAAGGTGGCAGTCATCATTGATGTGGCCTCAACTGGGACGAGTTTCAACTTGTCTTTTCCTTTAAACAAGAACTCAATGCCACAAGTGCTCTCCATAATGTacagtgacttgcagttgacaGAACAGCCAGCGTATGATGAAGAAAGTCACTGCATGACTCTGAAATGGATCCGGCGGGTATATTCTTTcacaaatggaaaaatacaCTCTGACCTGAAGAAACATCAATCTGATTTTCGCATCACACCAGTACAAAGAGACACGTGGAGAGATATTCTGTCTGCTCTCAGAATGGAGAATTGGGCAACTCTATGTCAGTCTATTCAACGAGCCAGCTCAAGCATCACCGTGGATAGTAAAAAACAGCCTGGTGAGTCAAAAAGGGAATGGCAGACTGTGTCCAGAAATACGGACAAGATAGGTGAAACTGAACAAGAACACTATGTCGAGCTGTCGCTGAAACTTAAAGTTGGAGAGACGCTCCAGGTACAGCTAGGCACAGACACACGGCGAGGACTGTTAATCCCTGTGGTGCAGTTGGTGAACGTTAATCCAATGTTTGAGATCTGCTTGGAACACGTAAAGAACCCAACCATGTGTTTTTCCAAGTATGCCGTCCGTGCATCAAAGAAACAGTACGTAGACTACATGGAGTACCAGAAAATTTGGAAACCCCTTTGTGAAATGGAATCGGCCTCAAATGCTGTATCAGAAAATGATAGCATTGTCCTGGAAGATGTGAAAGTCACATGGAAAAGCAAATCTAAGGATACATATCAAGATGGCTTCTTTCAGTTGCCActggagaagaagaaacaatgGTCCATAGAGTGTGATCTTTTGAATTGTTTCTTGTGCATTCGATTGAGGGACCTAAAACAGACAGGCACGGGTACACCTGAGGGTACTCCACTTCCCTCAGACCTTGTGGATACCAAGTCTTTCACATGGGTAGCCCATGGCATGACCACAAAAGTGACAGAAGAGGACGAATTAAAGCCAAACTCCTCCGTAAATATAGAATTCCGCATCAACCAGCTGTCTATGGAAAACATTCCAGAAGtcaaaaagaacacaaaatTCACTGTGGAATTGATCCCAAAACTACTGCCTGATGCGTAAGTTTTCTTTTATCTAAACCTTATCTCAACAGGAAAATAGTTTTGCTTAGTTTTACATCAGTATTACATCATTGTACATTATTctgatgaaaaaatataaaatcaaggCTACATTTGATACTGAATGACGTTGAATGATAATGCCTTATTTTTAGACGCAAAGAGACCGCCATCATCAACCTTGCTCAAGCCAATCAACTTGTGAAGAGCATTGCTCTTGGAAGAACACCTACATCTAGAAGTAAGTCTTTCTACAGTTTTGATGACAGAAGTTAATTTCTGGCACCATCTGTGCTGAATCTAAAAATCATTAAAAAGCTTCACTATCTACCTTCTTGCTGCACCTTCTTGCTGCACCAAAATGCCGTCCCcttattattatacttattatcTATTATTGCAGGCGATGCAGCAGGTAATGGACAAAAAAGGCAGAATTCTGGGATCAGAAATCTGTCCTTGGGTTTACCTTCTCTGAACACCAGTCAAATGAAGGCTGTAAATGAGGCACTGAACAGCCCTTTCACTCTAATTCAAGGACCACCAGGTAAGAAGTGCTTCTGCTTTAGTTTGACCTATAGATTTATCCCCTCTTTAAAGATACTGTGcattctgtaagtatttggataatAATGtcatcatttttgttgttttggctctgtgaatttgaaatgaaagaatgagtATGAGGTTAACAGGCAGACTGTCAGCTATAATTTGTGGGCATTCACATCCATATTTAGGAATTACAGTCCTttctatacagtacatactgtagtcCCCCATTGTATATTCTGAAGCAATATCAAACTCAGAGTACCATTTCCAGTAATTAAAatctaatattatttttatattctttgTTATCCAATATTCTtcttatatatagatatttgtTTATTATGCAATTTATCTGCAAACCTAACAATTGGAGATCTTTTTCTTCAGGAACTGGGAAAACAGTAGTTGGAGTTTAcatcgtttttttgttttcaatgcGGAATAAACAAGACTTAACAAGACTCCCACTAGAGAGAAAAGACAACgatggagagaaaaagaaggATGGATGCATTCTTTACTGTGGGCCATCAAACAAATCTGTGGATGTTGTGGCTGGTAAGCtcactctgtttgtgtgtgtgtgtgtgtgtgtgtgtgtgtgtgtaaagataTGACATCATAAGCTGGTAAGAACAGCTGATAAAGAACCCAGGATAATATTTGGATGGCAATAAGTACATTTCAGTTATTACACATCAGATTTTTCACTTTAATAATTTTACTGAATGAATCAGCCTAAATTATCATATTCATTCCAAGGAAGACTAGGATCACATCAACTGAGGCCTGAATGTCACTACTTGATTTGGAAGTCATCATAATCACACTATATGCATTTGTTATTATTAAGAAATATCCTCCTGCTATGTTAAAACTGAAGACAAGAGATTGTCCTCTTCAATAGCTTGTTTTAAGAGAAGAACAAAGCATCACAGTCTATTCATAGAAgtcaattcattcatttccatGATGTTTCACAAGTGTTTGTCAAATAAAGAGCTGTAAGCCATAGATTCAATAAGATGCACCATCCTCATTTATGGATTTTACATAATTTATTGCCTTGTTAACAGTTACCACCGCATCTGTTGGCACTGGAATTGGAAGCACATTGAAAAATTACTAATTTATGACTTATTCAATAGAAAGCATGATCATATATTTCTCATTTCTACAAAAGGCAGACCTCAGATATCCTCTGTATTTCCATTGCTAACAATTCATTCAACAAAACCCTGCCATAATGGAATCTTAACTTAGTCCTGGAAGCAGTTAACTTAGTCTTCACTTCTAAatcaaaaagctttttttgtcCAACAAACACATATTGCTTGTTTCATTTAGGTAATTGCTTAACAAGGCTCCACAATATAACAAATTGGGCTAGTACTGGCAAATACTTGCGAGGATAATTAATAGTTAATTGTAAATATCAATGGAATACAGGATTGTAATTGCTTGGTATCATGTTGCAGAACATcttttgaaactgaaaaagGAGCTGAAGCCACTCCGGGTCTACAGTGAACAGAGGGAGATGCTAGAGTTTCCTTACCCAGGTAGCCACCTAAAGCTCTCTCGCAAAGCTCGGGAAGAGAAGCCCAACCCAGAACTCAGGTAAAATACAGCAgcatacacacaacatcaccttatctcagtatttcatttttatcagaCACTCAGATCAACTTACAGAATAACATGAagcagaataataataacaataatggcAGGTGACCTTATTAGGGTGTTTCGCATACTGCGTGTTTGGGCGTTTGTCATATATTTCATCTTTAATATTGGTCAATGTTGTAATATTGGTCAATGTTGTACTCAGGATAAAAAACTTAATTTGCTTACATACTGTAAGTACACAGACTCCGAGATGATGAAATACcaaatttaatcattttaaactgagaatccaaCGTACGTTGAATCTGAGATTTCAACGTAAAGATCATAGTTTTATTGTATTCATTTGAAGACCACTACAGTATGTAGTAAGCTCAGCATTCCAGTTGACAAATTTAAGCATCAAAGAGCTTCCTATTTATACCTAGTTTTTCTGTACACCCATCATATGCCTGCAATATCTCAGGCCATGGTTGGCAGTGGCATCATTGGAATTACATATCTATGGGGCATGCTTGTGCACTGAAAATAGATGCTTTAACTGGATGTGTTATCCAACTACccaaaaatgtttaatgtacactcagtgagctcttatttggtatttattagattttagacttattggtcttctgctgctgtagcctatccacaagAGGTTTCAtgcgttctgtgttcagagatgctcttctgcacaccactgctgtaatgtgtggttatttgccttactgtcaccttcctgtcagctttgaccagtctggcccttgtccttgacctctctcattaccaaggcatttttgcaggcagaactgctgctcactgaatgtttttcattttttgcaacattctctacaagctctagagactgttctgtgtgaaaattgTTGGTGcctgtctggcgccaacaatcattccacagtcaaagtcatttagatcacatttcttccccattctgacatttggtctgaaaaacagctgaacctcttgaccatgtctgcatgcttgtatgcatttagttgctgccacaagattggctattaaatatttgcattgacaagctagtgtacaggtctacctaataaagtggtcactgagtgtaaatttaATTTATGTTCAACTGTGACATCATAAGGATGCTTTTCAAAGAGTATGTCGTCTAATGGTTAAACTCGAGCATCACTAAATACCCTGAATTCAAATGTTTTCTAGATCCATTACACTGCATCATCTGATACGTGCAGATGGTAACTCACAAGCCAAGGAAATTCAAGCTTTTGATGCAAGGATTCAAAAAGGAGAGGAACTCACTGATGAAGAAATTGAATGGTagctttttaaagttttaaatgtatatGATTTCCATTGATTTCCAAATTTCAACTCAATGTTCATTATTCTGCTCTTTCTTAATTTATGTGTAAactttatttgcaaatatattatgtattaatgttaaaaaagcCAATAAGTCAATCAACAAGTCAATAGCTAAAAGaactattatttttataatattattttattgttatatatTTTCAGCTACAAAAAACTCCTGAATCGGGCTCAACAACAGGAGTTGGAGAAACATGATGTCATTCTGTGTACCTGCACTGCGGCTTCAAATCCAAACTTAACCAACAAGCTGAACTTTCAGCAGATTGTCATTGATGAGTgtgccatggcaacagagcCAGAGGCCTTCATACCACTTGTCAATCACAAACCTAAACAGGTATTTAAGACATTGTCACCTGTGGTACTTACAATTCTGAAACAGCCAGATTACTGATAAAtataccatatactgtatactcttTACAACTGTATATATTTCAGAAAATCTGTCTTCTACAAAATTATTGAGAtcagactgatatcaaattgcAGTCAGCACTTTCAcccatttattttacaaaaacttGTCAGGCCCTATTTCAAAGCAGTGCTATCCTTCGTCCTGGGTTACCTCATCTTTATATCTTGCTAGATCCAAGTTAGCATGTGCTATTATTTTGGGGGTTGGTACTTTTCTGATGATGTCATTTGAGGAAAATGAAATCTTATAATCAGTTCGGTTCTTTGTCATTTTCTTCCTCCTAGATCGTTTTACTTGGTGACCACAAGCAATTACAGCCCATTGTACACTGTGATCTTGGTAAGAGATTGGGCATGAGGAAGTCATTGTTTGAGCGCTACATGGAGAAAGCTTGGATGCTTGATACACAATACAGAATGGTGAGTCGTTTTggtgcgcacacatacactcagtgagcactttattaggtagttattaaacttatttttaaacgtattggtcttctgctgctgtaccctatccGTTGccaggaaaacaccaacattttgagAAATATACCTTATTTCTTACATAAGACTTACCCATATGACTTTGACGagatgttcaatttcattttcattttttatttttgtgcattcactggctcaatttccatgttagcataatgtgttagcttagcataaagccTATAGGagtacctccttcaaagtgaagaaatacagcaACTCCGaatctgtcttatttacacaaagtgtcatgtgtgtttgaaatacacgtgcaggaaatacattttttctaccttttaaaactaccttcagaaggtgtgcggatcatatatatatatatatatatatatatatatatatatatatatatacgatatatacacaggtgcatctcaaaaaattagaatattgtggataagttccaaataaaatgttaatattatactatttttattttcagcatgAATCCATTTGCGAGTTTCCTTCTGTGGAATTCTACGATGGCTGCTTAAAAACAGGGGCGAAGCCTAAGCCCAGCTTTCTCCTGACCAAATCCAGACAGCCGACCCCCATTGTTTTTGGTCATTTGAATGGGAAGGAGAATGCTCTGCTGGTCTCCTCAGCAAAAGGAAACGAAAATTCAAAGGCAAACACAGAGGAAGCTGAACAGTCGGTAAGCAGAATGGTTCTTTGTTACAGCAATGCATTTTGTTTAGCTGTTTAATTTCTGTGTGTTGATTTAGCTCACACATTTTCAGAGTAATTTGCAGCACGGTGTAAACAATATGGGGTGATTACCACCAGCAGAGATGGAAAAAATGGAATGTGACATAATTGAAATGTCACTCCATAAACCAGTTctgctataaaaataaaatgacactttGTCCCAGGCCCAAGGGGGGCCCAGGATATGGGGTGTAACTATTTTCTAGATTTTAAACACAAGATACCATGCCCAAATGAATGTATGATTAATAGTATTGCCGTAACATTGgacattcatgtaaataaatgtaagcaTTCTGTTTCTTTACTCTTTATTCTAGGTCCGCATTGCTTGGCTTCTTATCTCTCATGCTAAAATAGATCCAAGCAGCATAGCCATTCTGACACCGTACAATGCTCAGGTGGCCAAGATAAATGAAGTTCTGTCCAAGAAGGGCATTTCAAATGTCACTGTCAGCACCATCATGAAAAGTCAAGGTATGCATAACCCTATGTGTCCCTCAGAAATCAGGGAGTGTATGGCCTTCAATACACTGGGCTGTACTTTTACACAGGGTGAAGTGAGAATTCTCCATTGATTCAGATTGGTGGGCTGAACATGTATTTATTACTCAATTTTAAAGTGATCGGCCAACTTGGGTGTGTGCTTTTTGGATATCTTACCCATAGTAATTTCATCCTTGAAATGCATAGTATCTAGGGGCTGCCATGCTAACTCTGCTCCTTCTATGAACGTCTGCAGATGGAAGTTAGCTTTGCTAATAAGTGCCAGAAATGCACCTTCCAGCATCTCCAAAAGCATCTTG from Conger conger chromosome 14, fConCon1.1, whole genome shotgun sequence encodes:
- the helz2a gene encoding helicase with zinc finger domain 2 codes for the protein MVVWTAEKQEGLNRLDLLWQEASTSQPVVTGPPRQKFYCKVCKREFSSEESFMNHCASLDHERMIFEDVITEWKYRPPPVNVNLVFQLCQRPSTCVYGHNCIHAHSEEELHEWRMRDRTARRKAKAAGEEGLLSYQECLMREYWNSLNEVLIMSEKIPGVTVSCDKDLTVLGQRELLPLKWTFKIQSEMPLVEVALLKQDPGATFTLGEICHEGPCTYSTGNTFCTSDMSYDIPVSFQPLHPGLYEQWVVFDFDMRPVLLQKLEVRVGKQSSICPVRIKEGVEPPVESFERWHQGNRVIIPCLNKREPEVILLKEYKPPQVNLLFNPRSEADIPITIQNYRERMHHFLYREELAQEEVVSRLSLKGTVSLFNKITVCEPERIAPRGALFAAVPVPYLLTPDTPEGFILKREVRSALVAPPSGAQQCHNVYEAIIIQDVIDEDRMYLQLSKSCCTKLHLKKNTTCEMEVQFQLNRQQFCEMHKATDLLPEVGWVLPDLKKCCVPVHMEEYPSLNAKQQAAIAFILGDSKNMKTVAPLLIYGPFGTGKTFTLATAVKELVQQLGTKVLICAHTNSSADLYVKDYFHQYTISGCTKARPLRIKTRTMHVRATDQTTLKYCNWSPDQQAFVFPDLATLNRYRVIITTTSTAKLFHNLNLPAGYFTHILIDEASQMLECEALMPLTLAGEGTRVVLAGDHMQMGPKLFSVDEDQRANHTLLSRLFHYYQAEEDQSIASKSRIIFNENYRSTKDIVDFVSTHFYVGKSDAIKACGNVPPHPQFHPLKFHHIQGECHFDMSTRSWYNPEEVACVVDVVQKLIKEWPSQWANQDQKMICVLSEGMQVFQIRRKFSELKLRVTVENSQNVQGKQFRAVVMSTIHTQESLKTRDIACLEFFNDPRVMNTVMTRAQSQVIVVGDTAALCSFGKCSRIWRSYIEQCIRQNSAEPPHLTEDFIEQKVRETKRFTKNEDDENDSSDTESFTPEISDIDDPILKELLDESNDVRVAVTSEGLLSIFHMDQSNESTEFYSQNEEPHQDLSSPDLHKLLMTNPNDYKLCELVMKRYDSGYARSLDQPTLCISINGRKNIGHSFPGDQVVVEIDKESNPPSGKVKGLLKRAGSSLFVCTIDAHEPQVMVPINNCVSKIYTPFWKDKPNCIAIRNIENDRLRPESFVKINEETKRNQLFVVKVLKWRERFRNPLGIVVNVLPKMTTLEGGLEVLDIEYQLRRVLPSTVQDELQKYKGFHLNGKERKDYREYITFTIDPVNSEDMDDAISVRDLGQHFEVGVHIADIASFVKKNSPMDKYAHQQGTTFYRPEKKPAHMFPEDLSTKFFSLLPGCDRHSISLMVEADKKTYRILKHELCLSVIRSDRKMSYEDAEKIIQERCKSNQSCDTVEGCLAVALKFSEIHRKSRMQEDWYYKRPEEDVCFGERRSHKMIEELMIMFNHAVSERLITTEATKSLTPMRCQQEPDPEKMCQLKEKYSSLIPLSIHLSYHFDQSGDLDRNQELIGSRSDHRFCVFTSLIKELESAAESKDIYKILDLITTDDIHPQLLPVVTEFRRLFQKADVLRSNSTTHSKIGHCDLQLDSYTWASSPIRRYIDIIVQRLLHSDLENTEIKYTIKEIDRLCAEFSQKSAKQAEYEKKVQPLRLASQLRQQSLGKVAVIIDVASTGTSFNLSFPLNKNSMPQVLSIMYSDLQLTEQPAYDEESHCMTLKWIRRVYSFTNGKIHSDLKKHQSDFRITPVQRDTWRDILSALRMENWATLCQSIQRASSSITVDSKKQPGESKREWQTVSRNTDKIGETEQEHYVELSLKLKVGETLQVQLGTDTRRGLLIPVVQLVNVNPMFEICLEHVKNPTMCFSKYAVRASKKQYVDYMEYQKIWKPLCEMESASNAVSENDSIVLEDVKVTWKSKSKDTYQDGFFQLPLEKKKQWSIECDLLNCFLCIRLRDLKQTGTGTPEGTPLPSDLVDTKSFTWVAHGMTTKVTEEDELKPNSSVNIEFRINQLSMENIPEVKKNTKFTVELIPKLLPDARKETAIINLAQANQLVKSIALGRTPTSRSDAAGNGQKRQNSGIRNLSLGLPSLNTSQMKAVNEALNSPFTLIQGPPGTGKTVVGVYIVFLFSMRNKQDLTRLPLERKDNDGEKKKDGCILYCGPSNKSVDVVAEHLLKLKKELKPLRVYSEQREMLEFPYPGSHLKLSRKAREEKPNPELRSITLHHLIRADGNSQAKEIQAFDARIQKGEELTDEEIECYKKLLNRAQQQELEKHDVILCTCTAASNPNLTNKLNFQQIVIDECAMATEPEAFIPLVNHKPKQIVLLGDHKQLQPIVHCDLGKRLGMRKSLFERYMEKAWMLDTQYRMHESICEFPSVEFYDGCLKTGAKPKPSFLLTKSRQPTPIVFGHLNGKENALLVSSAKGNENSKANTEEAEQSVRIAWLLISHAKIDPSSIAILTPYNAQVAKINEVLSKKGISNVTVSTIMKSQGSEWRYVILSTVRSCPVSAIDTEPTKAWLTKRLGFVMDPNQVNVGLTRAQEGLCIIGNKDLLSCSALWRRLLKHYQEHNCVMDSKDIQVKKPGSKTSKRSRS